The stretch of DNA AAATAAATCCAGAGCGTGCCGGTACTCCACCGCTTCGCCCGAAGCATTGCGCCGGAGAAAAAATCCATCGCCCGATTCGCCCAATTGAAATCGCTGCATTGACCGCACCAACACCGCCCGCATCGCCGGCGTCACCTGCACACCTTTCTCCCATGGAATCTCCCGCCGCTTCGACGCATTCAAATGAAAATACTCCAGCCAATCCAACATCACGCCACCTCCCATTCCCGTGTTGATGAATTATGCGAAAGCTCCCGCACGCGGGCCTCCACCGCATCGATGATCTCATCCGGCGTCGACGTCCCCGCCGTGATTCCCAACACACCCGAAACCGGTAACCACTCCGGCCGCACATCGTCCGGCCCCTGCACGTGATGGACTGCTTTGCAAAATTCACCGCACGTGCGCGCCAATTCCGCCGTGTTATTGCTATTCACGCCGCCGATCACCAAAACCACATCCGATTCGCGCGCCAATTCCATCGCCGATTCCTGACGTTGTTTCGTCGGCCGACACACTGTATCCACAAACCGAATCTCCGCCTGCGGAAAACGCGCCTGTAAATAATTCACCAATTCCCGCACGCGCGCGATAGGCTGCGTCGTCTGCGCCACCACACCAAAACGCGCGCGCGATTCCACCCCATCCACATCTTCTTTGCTCAAAACCACATCGCACGCCACCAAATCCTCCGTCAAACCCCTCACCTCCACGTGCCCACGCCGACCGATCACGATGGGATGAAACCCTGTCACCACTAATTCCCGCACTTTTTCGTGCGCGAAATGCACCAGCGGACACGTCGCATCGCTCACCCGTAAACCCGCCAACCTAGCACGGGCACGAGCGCGGTCCGAGGCGCCGTGGGCGGTAATCATTGCCGCCGAAGTCCCAACACGCTCAGGTTCATTTTCAAACCGCACGCCCCGTTCTTCTAAATCATCTAGCACCGTGACGTTATGCACTAACTCGCCCAGCACCGTGAGTGGTTGTAACGCCGCCTCGCGCCGCGCCAGAGTAATGGCATCCCGTACGCCAAAGCACATTCCCAAATGCTCCGCGCGACGGACGACGAAGGGTTCCGCCTGAACGGGTTTAAGCCCGTTGGCTTTGTAAGGCAAAGTTTGTGTTGTCATTTGATTTTTTCCTCCTTGATTTTGAAGCTTTGGCGGGATTGGATTTTTCCTCTGATTGCTTAGCAGATTTTACAATGCCCTCCAGTAATCCGACATATTCGCAAAACGCCTCGCGGCCGACCGTGGTGAGCCTGCAAGTGGTAAGCGGGCGTTTGTCCTGAAAACTTTTGGCGACCGCCACATAGCCCGCCTTTTGCAAAGTGCGGATGTGGGTGGTCACATTTCCATCCGTCATTGCCAGTGCATCGCGCAGTTCCGTGAACGAAAGCTCTGCCGAAGCGGCAAGCATAGACATTATCGCCATGCGGCTTTTCTCGTGGATTACTTTATCCAAAAGTTGGAAAGTTTCTGGGTTCACTATTCGTCTACTTCTTCCATGGGTTCCGGCGTCAGTTTCAAATACAATCCATAAGCCAAATGATTTGCTCCGAATGCCCAACCCATCACCCAATGGGCGTGCGCTTCATCCAGCCATACCACCTCGCCTAAAGTGTGAAAACATAGGCAAATAGAGCCCAAAACGACAAAAATCCACCCGGCTAATTTCAACCCGCGTCGCATAAAAAACCCGGATGCGTGTAGAGCGCCGCCGTACAAAACCATCCACAAAGCAATCAGCCGAACACTGTCGCGGCCATTCGTGTTCAATATTTCCAGCACGCCCAAGCCCAACCCGGCGAGCAACAGCGGCGCCATCACCTGTGCCACGCGGCGCGTGGGAGGCGACCAAAATTCCTCATCCGCCTGTAATGCCTGCCGTCGCACCAACAATAATGCCGCCAAAACTGTCACTGCCCCAACGCCAAGCCAATAGCCGGCAAACAAATTTTTTCCTGTCCATCCCATCGCCTCGGCCAAGCCAGCGGCGGCGATCCCCAACACGCCGACGGCAATGGCGATTGGCGCGAGGGCGCGGCGGTATACGCTGGCCCTTTCCATCAGGGTGCGAATGGTGTTTAGATTCTCCTCGGCCCACTGTGCGCTCATCGATTCACTTTGTACTACAAAGTGAATTGCGCAAGCAAGACTTATCCGCAGAGAGTTTTGGTGGGGCCCCGAGACACCGGCCCGGGCTACAAATGAAACGCGTATTACACCTGGTCGGCGGCGACTTTTTGGAGGATTTCTTCGAGGGTGGTTTTGCGGTCGACGACCATTTGCAGACCGCCGTCCCAAAGGGTGGTCATTCCGGCGTTGACGGCGATTTCTTGAATTTCAGAAGTGGGTTTCTTTTTCATGACCGCCTCGCGGACGTCTGCGTCGCAGGTGAGCAGTTCGGTAATGGAGGAACGTCCGCCGAAGCCGGTATTGCCGCAGGCGGTGCAGCCGGTACCGCGATAAAAACTGTCGTGCTCAAGGATTTGATTGACGTATTCGCTGCCCTCGTGTTGGCGGAGTTGCTCGATGGCAAAAGCTTCGGGTTGATAGGGGGCGGAACAGTGAAGGCAGTTTTGGCGGAGCAATCTCACGCCGAGCACGCCAATGATGGTGGAGGCGAGCAGAAAAGGCTCGATATTCATATTGATGAGGCGCGCAAAGGTTCCGGAGGTGGTACCGGAGTGAATGGTGCTGATCACGAGGTGACCGGTCATACCGGCGTTGATGG from Limisphaerales bacterium encodes:
- the ispH gene encoding 4-hydroxy-3-methylbut-2-enyl diphosphate reductase — its product is MTTQTLPYKANGLKPVQAEPFVVRRAEHLGMCFGVRDAITLARREAALQPLTVLGELVHNVTVLDDLEERGVRFENEPERVGTSAAMITAHGASDRARARARLAGLRVSDATCPLVHFAHEKVRELVVTGFHPIVIGRRGHVEVRGLTEDLVACDVVLSKEDVDGVESRARFGVVAQTTQPIARVRELVNYLQARFPQAEIRFVDTVCRPTKQRQESAMELARESDVVLVIGGVNSNNTAELARTCGEFCKAVHHVQGPDDVRPEWLPVSGVLGITAGTSTPDEIIDAVEARVRELSHNSSTREWEVA
- a CDS encoding transcriptional regulator is translated as MNPETFQLLDKVIHEKSRMAIMSMLAASAELSFTELRDALAMTDGNVTTHIRTLQKAGYVAVAKSFQDKRPLTTCRLTTVGREAFCEYVGLLEGIVKSAKQSEEKSNPAKASKSRRKKSNDNTNFALQSQRA